aatttaattaaattgttcGACCTAAACTTATTAATACTCGAACATTCTACCAAAAATAAATTCATTATGAATTtgcttatatattattattattatcactattatttggTAGACTTTACCAAGTAGTCTAATGTAGAATTAAATATGTAAACCTGGATTCAAAAGAGttaatacaaaataaaattattaaaataaataaatttttatttttattttttaaaattaataaaataataaaatatattttaaatatatagtaCAATTTCATTAGAGAAAATTTCCAACATAACTTCATTGCTCTGAACTTTGTACGAAGACGAGAATAAATTCGAGTGTGACGAGCTTTGGACAAAAATCTTATCTTTTCACAGCGATTAACACAATGCAGAATAGAATCCAAATTTTATTATTGGGGCATTTAATCTTTAGCACCTTCAAGAATAAtccaatgaaaaagaaaaaaccaTCAAAATCAAATAACACAGAAAGAAAAAAAACTGTATCAGAAAGTTGAAATCTTCACGAGAAAAGCTCTTTTTTTTTCCAGTTCAAAAGGTTCCCACTCAAGACTTTTATCGTCTTTGcaataaatttgaaaattaatagTAAACCCAAGACGAAATTTTCTCTCTGAATTTTgcaggaatttttttttttgggtggtTGGAGTTTGGGTCCGGGTTGAACTAAAATTCGGATCCAGAAAGCATGTCAATAGAATCAAGGTCTCGGTCAGCTGATCATGGTATCAAAGGAGTAGCAACTCATGGTGGAGGCTATATTAAGTATAATGTTTATGGTAGCCTTTTTGAAGTTTCCAGAAAATATGTTCCTCCTATTCGCCCCGTCGGTCGTGGCGCTAATGGTATTGTCTGGTAAGAAATTAAAAAAGGGGTTAATTTTGCTATTTTGATTGagtttttgtttatttcatgaTCTGGGTTTTTCTTTTGTCTTGAGGTTGCATATGATAATGTTGATTTTCTGTGTTTTTTTTATATAGCTTCTTGAttttattaagttatttttagATTGATTGAACTTTGCTGTTGGATTTTGGATTCTTTTGAGAGGGGTTTCGAAGTGTCTTTTATCCGGAGCTAATGGATCCTATAATGAGTCGGTATCATTTCTGAGTCAAGTCGAAGTTTTGTCTTCAGACACCAGAGAACCCGAATGCTTGAAAAAATCAAGTGACACAGGTTCACAAAATAAGAGTGCCTTACTAGGTCGGACTGTGCGTGGTGCACAAAGCTTGACCAAATGGTATCACTCCTCCCTTCTAGTGACCTATATCCTATAGCTTAGGTTCAAACCTTCCTTTGGGAGGTGACCATATGCCATGTACAGTTTGACCTAGCAGCAAGGCACTCTGGCTCTCTAAATCCATGCTCTAGACGATCTCTTCAAGCACTTAGGCTTTCCGCAGGATCACGAGACAAAATTTCGACTCAACCCGAGAACAAGACTGGCCTATTGAGGTGTCCAATGGCTTTGGACGGACGACACTTTGAAGAATTATTTGGAAGGAGTCGGCTTTCCCTCGGCAAGCTTATTTCATGGTGAATTAATTTAATGAATTGACTGACCTTAGCCTTTGGTTACTTTCATGTAGTGTTGAGAGTGCGTGACCCTTTGACTGGCTTTCATCAGCATTTTTAGCTGTATTTTTGCAGTGTGTTACCCTTCTAAATGAAAAATGAATCTAAAGCTCAAGTTTTGGCTGTATTAAGGCTTGCTGTCTTTATGTTATTAATAATATGAAGCTAAGATGCCATTGTTGCTCCTCTGTTTGTTCTTTTTAGTGCCGCCGTGAATTCAGAGACACGAGAGGAGGTTGCTATCAAGAAAATCAGCAATGCATTCGACAACAGGATCGATGCCAAGAGGACATTGCGAGAAATCAAGCTTCTTCGTCACATGGATCATGAGAATGTAAGTGTACTTTTAGCTCTATAATTTCACATGCTTCACCTATTCGATGGATGTTTCGAAAATGTCGTTTAAGTCAACAAAACCGTAATCCTTATGCTCCTTGCATGCTACGAGGGGTCAGCTTCCATAGGAAGATATTCGATTTTTGTAAGATAGTTTTAACTATTAAACAAGGACTAAGCTTCTAATATTATGCATGATCTAAATGTTCATATCAGAAACTTTTTCCTATCGTATTTATTGATGCGCCAATGGAGGAACAGGTTTATGATAGTTTCCTACTCCTAGGCTCGACCAAAGTGGTTAATCTCCGATTGTGGAATTTATAGTTGAAATGGTTGGTCCTTTTCTTCTTCAGGTGATCGCCATTAAAGACATCATCCGGCCTCCATTAAAGGAGCACTTTAATGATGTCTACATTGTTTATGAACTTATGGACACTGATCTTCATCAAATCATACGATCTAGCCAGTCGTTGACGGATGATCATTGTCGGGTTGGTACCAATATTCATACTGTTTATTGTGTTATTTAGATAGAAACATTATTTGATTCTGTAGGCAAATTAGAAGCCGGACGATTGTTGATTATGCATTAGTTTTACAACTCAAGAGATTCTCCTCATTGTTTACAAAAACAATGCACGTATACATATTCCTAACTTGAATAGATTTGTGCTCTCTCAAAGCCTTTTTGTAACATCCCTCAACCGTATCCAAtaccgggacagggctcgaggcattaccagacttaaacattcataaacatacaaaaCCAGGTCACCAAATTtcgtccaaaattaaaaattctagaaCATATGcacatcgtcccttatacaggtcATTGGGGCCTATAACCTACATTAAGGcggttcgggacaaaaccgaAAATATTTggtaaactttgggcaacttaataaatttctagctttggagtgtcacacgcccgtgtaggtgggccgtgtggactcacacgctcgtgtgacttggggcacgccTATGCCCTTAGCCCGTGGGAAACACTGCCTCAGAATCGACTTTTCTTTTCACTTTACAAAGctctttggctttgcaagctctgtCAAACAAAATGGTGaactctttcagctcaagaattccaactaatagtctgatttcttcatttaatccattctcgaaccttttacacattatagcttcgaaagagacacattcacgagcatatttactgagtcgtACAAACTATCTTTCGTATTTTGTTACCGACATACgcccttgcttcaattcaagaaattcttttctcctCTAATCAATAAActtttgactgatgtatttcctttctaaattcaacttgaaagaaatcctaaGTAACTCTTTCTCGTGGAACTACAAatatcaaagtattccaccactgatacattGTTAGTTTTGCAGTACTTCTTATATCAGGTTTTACGAGGGCTGAAATACGTACATTCAGCAAATGTTTTGCACCGTGATTTAAAACCGAGTAACTTGCTTCTGAATGCGAATTGTGACCTTAAAATCGGAGATTTCGGACTTGCGAGGACAACATCTGAAACTGATTTTATGACAGAATATGTAGTTACTCGTTGGTACCGGGCACCAGAACTGCTTCTGAATTGTTCTGAATACACTGCCGCAATCGATATTTGGTCGGTGGGTTGCATTCTCGGTGAAACCATGACTAGACAACCCCTCTTCCCCGGCAAAGACTATGTGCATCAGTTGAGGCTTATCACAGAGGTATGTTATCTACGATCTCCCGAGAAACTACCTGAAAGCATTTCGGATGGTCTGTTACTGGTGGCCCCTTTATTATAAGGTTCTTAGTTCGATTTTGCTTTGTATGCAAAATGCATTATCTCGGATCCGTTTAGCTTAATTCTGTAAAATCAACATTGACTCTACCTTCCTGCGTGATCGTTATTTGCTTGCTCTTTTCTAGTGCTGTTTTTTCTGACACTACGTAATTTCCTTTTCCTTGGAATATAGCTTATAGGTTCACCCGATGATTCCAGTCTTGGTTTCCTTCGAAGCGAGAACGCTAGAAGATATGTTAGACAGCTTCCGCAATATCCAAAGCAAAATTTCTCTGCTAGATTTCCTAACAGCTCGTCTGGTGCTGTTGATTTGCTCGAGAAGATGCTTGTCTTTGATCCCCATAGGCGCATTACGGGTACTATAAATTGCTTATTTCTCTATGCTACTTCAAAATAGCACTGTTCCAAGTTTCTTTCAAGCAAAAGTTCCGATCCCATGCTTAGTTCGGAACAAGCATCGGAATCGAACCAAATCATCCCTTATCCTCCTTTTGCTAACATCCTTTTTCGTTGCAGTTGAAGAGGCTCTATGCCACCCGTACTTGGCACCTTTCTATGACATCAACGAAGAGCCCATTTGCCCGAGGCCGTTCAATTTTGATTTTGAGCAACCGTCGTTTACCGAAGAAAACATCAAGGAGCTCATCTATACAGAATCTGTAAAGTTCAATACAGAACCAATTCATTGAGACTTGTGTGTGTTTGTATATGCCATTTAAGGGTAAAACTACAATGGAGCTTTTATACTACGAGTCAAgttatattttgttttttttactaaaaaaaaaataaattaatctttgtatattaaattaaagagcAAATAGGTCATTTCtattataatttttatcaatttttattgttaaaaactgaTATAGATGACAATAATTAGACAGTTACATTTGACGTGCCGTGTGTAATTTATATTAACATATAGAGActagtttttaacaataaaatggATGATTTTTTAATAGAATGATCAATTTATTCTTTGATCTAACGTTTAaagattaatttacttatttttagtATGAGACAAAATACAATTTAACTTTTAGTGCAATAACTTCTACAATACTTTTACTATGATTTAAGTGTACTTAGTGAATGTTTTTTTAATTCAATACTTGGTGACTTTTATAACATCCTCAAAACTCCCTTGGTTGTAAATAATATGAGATAAAATCTTATCGAAATAAGATATCGAttaaagaaaatgaaagttgTAATATATCAAAAGAGAGTTAAATCAAGAAGCATGATATAATTTATTaagaaagggactaaattgtaaatatgcaaAAAGTTCTATGCCACAAGTATAAATGTAACATCTCTAAAATTGATATATAATAAAAGTGgtaataaattgaataatgtcTAATTAATTTTTCGGTAAAATGAGAAAATGATATAAATATGATAAAAGAGAATATTgaggataataataataatgatgatgatgatgatgatgataatgataATTAAGAAGTAGGTTTTAGTATATTGATTTAAAGTAAAGGATAAATCGTAAATATGTGAAAAGTTTTTGGCTCAAGTGTAAATATTCAAATTTTTGGGGATCGAAGTGTAAAAACGAGAAAGCTGAAGgactaaaagtgaaaataatctaATTTAATAAGATATGGAATTGGCatgtagggaccaaattgaataggtagagAATTgtgagggactaaatcgtaatttaccaaattaagtgatgattcaaggatggaattttgaaAGATTATGAAGGGCAAAGTGGTCAATTAGCAAGAGAGAGAATTTTAGAATGTAATGATGATGTTTatgatattttggtgattttttaattaattaattagttaaatattattttattaatattttaattagatatttattattattttatttagaaaatgatAGTATAAAAAGAAAGGAAGGATAAAGGAAATTTATCATCCTTCCAACGTGAGTGAAAGGGTGAGaaaaaaagttttttttctttacaatttagtcatttgtcGTGAAAACTTaccttttacttaaaattttgaaaatttccttaAATATTAAAGAGAGAAGATGAAGTAGAGATTCTAGAGAATATATTCATCAATTTAGAAGTAAGAAAATAGAAGATGGAAGtggagaaaatgaaaagaaaaatgaaggaaAGTGATAAGGATGAGAAATGCATGGAAATGAAAAAATTCTTGACAAAGAAGGTAACCTACTTGTATTTCAATAGATTGAGTTAAAGATGTTTTGAGTGAGATGTATGAAACATGTATTTAATCTAAATACTAGAAATAGAAAGTATTTGATGAAGAATAGAGACTTAAAACACTAAATTAGTAAGAGAGAATgtgatttgtatggtgaaaagtactAAGATTAAGAAATGAATATGTAATCTACACATACACATAAGTGTCTAAATTGTATAGTAATTAAAAGTATGGCAATTatgttagatttgtaaaataaatctaaaataaaattgaataaaccaggatctatgtcaaatcattaagaataaatcaagaataaaactAAATGCAAAAGCGTACCAGAATCCATGAATTCCTTGAAGCTTTTCTCGATATTGGGGATTTGATATTCCAAATTAGCAAAAAGAATATTTACTCTCTCTTTCCTAAGGATGGGATGTTATAAAAGATATATTGTGTGTAATTTGGGgatcataaccctaatatttataaccttggtaTATTAGTTCTAATTCCTAATTAGCtcatcattaattagaaattgattagaactcaattactagtatatctacacatatttgacccataatttatttaataattaaaacccaataaaattttaaccaaattagatcacttttaatttgggttaacctatcatgatagtaaataataacatgtaattacctttattatatatgtgatgtccatattttccaacaatctcccacttggaccacatatatatactaattactttataattacatttcattatataaccttatgaactcaaaattttactatcatatccaaaaggtattctaaacaatctcgtccattaattatgttaacatagaaccaagacgactttcgttacatatatcgtaactaaatccatccatgatcaTGTATATTACCACAACCAAATGACGTAGATCAAGTATGGATATGTAGCATGGAAATTaaatgcaatatgatctaaacatgtctatttctaaCTGGTTCTCTTAAAccttagtgagatcaaaccttaccaaaatcagagtgtaaataaaccaaataaactttatttctacagaaaataaatttaatatctgTAAAttgaaataactaaaaatttatccataacATAAAAGCTTTTAAAAGtacaaactcccactaaaacCGAATATCCTTAAATGACATTACACCCATATGAGCAGTATGCTATTATAAAACTTTAGGTATAGACCTTAGTAAGCGGATCCgcaatcatggagtttgtcctaATATGCTTTATAGGCACCTAACCACTCAgaacttttactttaacaacTAGGAGCTTAAAGTCTATGTGTTTTAACTTTGATGTGCTCCTGTTGCTATTGGAATAAAAGACTGCAACTTGTTTTCATAATTTGCACATTAGTGACAAAATTTtgtatcatattccatcaaaattgGAGTCTGTATACCTGATGATCTCTAACTGATTAAACCTTTGATATgtgagcatgtaatcttttgttctctgaaaataccttataaccctCTTGGATGCTATCTAATGGTCCAAACCAGGATTGTTTAAAATATCTACCAACATCCCAACAGTGTACATAATATTCCAATGTATACAAACCTGAACATACATTAGACTTCCCActgctaaaatgtaaaaaatcttATGCATTTTGTAATCTCAAAATCATTATTAGGGTATTGGTTAAGACTATACTTATTGTTGACAAGCagtatgtcattaacatataaaaccaaatatagaacCTTACTCCCATTAAACTTATGGTATATACAATTATCGACAAAATTCATCTCTAAACCGAatgagataatcatttggtaaaatttGTAATTCTATTGACGAGAAGTATGCTTAAACTCATAGATGAAGTTCTTTAATTTGCAAATAATTAACTTTGCATCATCAGACACAAAGTTTTCtagttgcaccatataaatgtatgatcaatATTACCATTGAGAAACCATTAACGTAATATTCATCTGATATAGCTTAAGgtcaaaatattccactaaagTCATTATAACCCTTCCTCTAGTGGACCTTTTTAATGACATTCATTCTtaaggttgttgagtttgttcttctggaacaattacctcatcttgaatagggagttgttcaacattgtcttaTTAAGGTTCTAGATTCACTTCTTAATCAATAACATGTATGAGAACttaaacatcatcaaaagtgatagtaggaactgAGTTAGAATTCAATTCCTGCTTAAAAGCAATGTCTCTAACGTTATTTCTCtctccaaactcaacatcctaaaAGAATGTTACAATTCTCAtctaaaaaatattcctaattgtgggatcataaaactcatagcccTTAAATCACTAAGAATTTCCTTGATCCTTATACtttatagacatcaaagaagACAGAAGTGATGTCATTTCAACATTATCGTTTTTAGCAAAACGTTTCTCAATTTCGTCAAGGAAACTTTGGCCTAAGTAATCTTTTTAGATTCTTTACCCCTAAAGGGTTCTGAAATGTTGTacttcatgatcattagactcatgcaaTTTGAAAGATCCCACATCTCAAAATCCCTTTTAACATAAAGGGTGTTTTCTACAGTGAGAGGTGGAGGTTGTTCTCCCCTTAGTGTAATGTCTATGTTCATACAGCCAAATACTTTAAGTAAGTGCCTTTTCCATTCATTGAAATTAATCCCATTAAGCATGAGTaagaatttatattagcagatattgtggtAATAGAAGATGAATTAactgaatatagaacaaaaaacaaataagctcacatcaatattcataagtaaacaataaatttatgataatggctaatcccatctcaagataccaaacataacattaatatcaagtatttggacagtaatattaacaataagcggtactcttgttgtagcaatcaaacattgacaataaattatgtcaaacaatgaattaatctttggactaacgTATTGTTCATATAAAGTatcttataattgtcacacatttatcaccacagatgtcgtTGAAATTCTGCCAAGTATTGACTTatttttgggtcaattaataaacgcatgaatcacaaaaatatataatcatcttgatattttaaataaactaatctacacaaaagaggtcactttggtggcattttgtttcaactaatctatttaaaatattagacatccttaattaaaacctaaagccaaaatctaaatttatttgtttcaaaatatttcttatctttcaattaaatttaaagataatattatatatatgtatatatatttatcccaaaacaacatacaatgatgttggcaaatataataatagttaaataaatcataaaccataaacaacctcacataagacttcaaatttaaaccaaaataatttgaaagGTAAATCTCATCTCAAGATATTAGACACtccattaatattttatttttggataaaatattaacttgtaagtgatatattggtgtaatagcccaaatttcagcAATGTAggaaatagtggttcgagaccaccaaATTTGGGAAATGAACTTGTAaatcatattatttaatatttacgagccaaatgtagcttttaaaagatttttgaaataataaactgtgttttataaagatttatttggttaagaaattgagaaaaaaaggtattgagatctcggtgttataaaccgagccataaatatttttatgaatatttatggagtgtcaataaggtagtattaaaatttcgttagaaaattttaacgtttcggtAGTCAATtagataaaaaagactaaattgaaaaggtgcaaaactttctaaagtgattaaatagatTAACCATTAAATAAGGAAGGActaaaagggaaaatagaccattttaaaATGGCTGAGGCGGCATAGCGTgaaaaaatcaaagatttttatgtgaaaaggacaaaattggaattttaaCAAAAGTTACATGGCCAAAGTTGATTTTAATGATTTCTAGGCCATTTCTTCTTAAACTTTCTGTCAAAAACAGCCATGGAAAAGGTTTTTGAGCTGTTCTTTCATATTTTAGCTTaaagtgagttcaattctttctttttccttgaaattttatatttttggaattttacaattaggtccaacttgGTATtctattagtttttgattttgttGAAAGTTTTGGAAGTTACCATTGATAAGCTAATatgatttttgttattttatgatgaaatttagATGTTAATGGATGTTTAAAAGTGTTTTATTAAAGAGTTTTGgatgaaaacatgttttaggggttaaattgaaaagtgttgaatttatgaaaaattttaaaatttcatggaaTTCATGGGCTGTGATTGGTATGTATGAGAAtaattaggcttggaataaggattaaattgtaagaatttcattttccgagcctagggacgaactTGTCAtgtattaaaagtttaggggaaaaatggtaatcaacattttacactaaaataattttagacagcagcagtagtctaactttgaaaaatcaccaaaaattgtgggaatcaattagaggatgaataaaatatgaaattaaagcttattgagtctagtttctcatagaagaaacagtgtaagcaatggaattgtaaatcatgagatataataaattttgtgagacaaggtagaatgatttcgggttcccctgttttgactttggaaaatcatcaaaaatttgagaaaaataattaggggcttaaatttatatgtttaaattattaatgaatctattttcaaaagaaacaaacgggAATATCATCCAAATACTGtgttaagagataattaatttttagtaagcaAAGGTCAAAGCTGTCGAACAGCAtaatagggataaatttgaagattttactgtactaattggctaaacaataaattctgaaatttttatggtagaaggatatatgaatctagtttcaaaaatatcaagcggatcttaatttggagttctgtagctcaggATAAACATAATTTAGTGCCTATGACACGATGGACAACTttgtatatacatataagtaaatagtgaaattatagataatgttacttataagcatgatatatacattaaggatgtggaatggagaggaggaggaggaaaatatatgaatgacttgtgtataaattgatcatatgcccgattataatcgataaacgttgaattagaaatgatataatgttttatttcaaatatttattatgaaattaagaTTATCGTTATGGTATAAAAATCGAattgtaagtttgtgtaacttgaattgtattcttaaatgtttgaaatgtaagtttatgtgatgaaaatgtgatttgaatgctcaatgtatgattattgatgAAATGTTGATAATattcaataaaaagggaaataaatttcggttgaatggaatggaattcgATGGATCACTGAAAATGATTTGAAGGTAAAAAGGATCTAACCCGGACAGGTGAGTGTGAAAAGGATCTAACACGGACGGGTGATCTTGATATAagccctcctgaagaatatgtgtgaaatatatttagcccagacgggtaattcaAAGTAAATGTGAGTCTGGATTTAGCCTGAATTGGTAATCCAGACAAAGCTCTATAGAGTATTTgtcattgtaggggatttagcctagactgataATCCCAACAATACTCTTTGAG
This window of the Gossypium arboreum isolate Shixiya-1 chromosome 12, ASM2569848v2, whole genome shotgun sequence genome carries:
- the LOC108476661 gene encoding mitogen-activated protein kinase 4-like isoform X1, whose protein sequence is MSIESRSRSADHGIKGVATHGGGYIKYNVYGSLFEVSRKYVPPIRPVGRGANGIVCAAVNSETREEVAIKKISNAFDNRIDAKRTLREIKLLRHMDHENVIAIKDIIRPPLKEHFNDVYIVYELMDTDLHQIIRSSQSLTDDHCRYFLYQVLRGLKYVHSANVLHRDLKPSNLLLNANCDLKIGDFGLARTTSETDFMTEYVVTRWYRAPELLLNCSEYTAAIDIWSVGCILGETMTRQPLFPGKDYVHQLRLITELIGSPDDSSLGFLRSENARRYVRQLPQYPKQNFSARFPNSSSGAVDLLEKMLVFDPHRRITVEEALCHPYLAPFYDINEEPICPRPFNFDFEQPSFTEENIKELIYTESVKFNTEPIH
- the LOC108476661 gene encoding mitogen-activated protein kinase homolog MMK2-like isoform X2, with product MSIESRSRSADHGIKGVATHGGGYIKYNVYGSLFEVSRKYVPPIRPVGRGANGIVCAAVNSETREEVAIKKISNAFDNRIDAKRTLREIKLLRHMDHENYFLYQVLRGLKYVHSANVLHRDLKPSNLLLNANCDLKIGDFGLARTTSETDFMTEYVVTRWYRAPELLLNCSEYTAAIDIWSVGCILGETMTRQPLFPGKDYVHQLRLITELIGSPDDSSLGFLRSENARRYVRQLPQYPKQNFSARFPNSSSGAVDLLEKMLVFDPHRRITVEEALCHPYLAPFYDINEEPICPRPFNFDFEQPSFTEENIKELIYTESVKFNTEPIH